GCATCTATTTTCAAGTAAACTCGACACTGTTACTATATTTTTGTTGATTGATAAATAATAATTAGAAGAGGTATTTCATGAATATGATTAACGTCGATTTAGTTGTAAGATTAATAAATGAACAATTTCCCGAATGGTCTGGTTTAGAGGTTAGACCTGTACAATTTAGTGGGCATGACAATAGAACTTTTCATTTAGGTGAGCATATGAGTGTCAGGTTACCAAGTGCAGAATCCTATGTCCCTCAAGTTGAAAAAGAACAAATATGGCTACCCATACTACGCCAAAAACTTTCTTTACCCATTTCTACACCATTAGCTAAAGGTAATCCGAATGAAGAATATCCATGGCCTTGGTCGATCAATAAGTGGCTAGAGGGAGAGACATTGTCTCCAAACAATATGAATGATCTCAATCAATTGGCGAGGGACTTGGGGACGTTTTTAATTGAATTACAATCGATTGATGCGAGTGGAGGTCCGTTAGCTGGGGCGCACAATTTCCACAGAGGCGGAAATATAGTTGTATATGATGAGGAGTCTAGATATGCAATTGAGAATAATAAAGATACTTTTAATGAACACGTATTGAAAGAAATTTGGGAACTGGCATTAGATTCTAAATGGGAGTCAGATCCTGTCTGGGTTCATGGTGATATAGCGCCAGGAAATATATTGGTTAGAGATGGAAAACTTTCTGCAGTCATTGATTTCGGAATATTGGGTGTAGGAGATCCTGCTTGCGATGCTGCAATGGCATGGACATTTTTTGATAATGATAGTCGAAAGATATTCAAGCATGTATTAAATATGGATGAAGGAACTTGGAATAGAGCAAGGGGATGGGCGCTATGGAAGGCTTTGATCACATACAATGGTAACAAAAATTCTAACACAGCAATCGCAGAAGAATCCTATCATGTTATTAATATAATAGTAGATGATTACAAATCAGAGAAAATACAATAATGATTTCAATCTTCGAATGGAGTTTTAGACCAAAGAGCCAGTTACGAATCAAAATTTTATGATGATAACAGCGGCTTCCTTTTTAAACAAACTGGGCAGCACCTCCAAGCTTTTAGCTTAGAAGGGCTGTCCTATGTTTTAATAAGTATCAGGTGTTAAATACCCAAATGTGCCCTCAGAGTCGAACCTGCATATTCGCTTCTGAACAAGCCTCTTTCAACCAACTGCGGCATCAGTTTTTCAAAAAATATTTTCATGGATTCTTCTGAACCGCCCGGAAGAGCTATAAATCCGTCAATAGCCCCAGCCTCAAACCGCTCAATAATATCGTTCAATACGTCCTCAACCGTTCCAACGGAAACCCAGTGAGCAGATCCGACGACCTCGGGCCTTGCCAACACCTCTTCCACTGTAGGCTGATGGTTTGTAATATACCGGCGCAACAGCTCAGCATGTGTCCGGCTGCGGACTGGCTGATTCGGATCGGGAAGCATATCGGCAGTTACGCGATGATCCAAAGCAAAGCTGCTTAAATCAAGGCCCAGCACTGACTTGAGCGATGCATGTCTGCGCTCCACACTCAAGTGCGCATGTGCAGACTTATGTAATTCATGCGCTTCCTCGCGAGTTTCAGCCAAGAAAAAATATAATCCAGGCAAAACTTTGATGGCGTTCGGATCGCGTCCATGTTCCTTGGCTCTTCTTCTCAGATCATTTCGCAATTCCACTCCGGATTCAAGGTCTGGCATCGCCGCAAAAATAGCATCCGCTATTGAAGAGGCGAAATTTCGTCCTGTATCTGACGCGCCTGCTTGAAATAATGGAATGGATCCCGATGTATGGGCAGGCAAAGTAAGAGGTCCCTGGACACTGAAAAAATCACCTGAATGATGAATTGCG
Above is a window of Paenibacillus uliginis N3/975 DNA encoding:
- a CDS encoding aminoglycoside phosphotransferase family protein, whose protein sequence is MNMINVDLVVRLINEQFPEWSGLEVRPVQFSGHDNRTFHLGEHMSVRLPSAESYVPQVEKEQIWLPILRQKLSLPISTPLAKGNPNEEYPWPWSINKWLEGETLSPNNMNDLNQLARDLGTFLIELQSIDASGGPLAGAHNFHRGGNIVVYDEESRYAIENNKDTFNEHVLKEIWELALDSKWESDPVWVHGDIAPGNILVRDGKLSAVIDFGILGVGDPACDAAMAWTFFDNDSRKIFKHVLNMDEGTWNRARGWALWKALITYNGNKNSNTAIAEESYHVINIIVDDYKSEKIQ
- a CDS encoding NtaA/DmoA family FMN-dependent monooxygenase (This protein belongs to a clade of FMN-dependent monooxygenases, within a broader family of flavin-dependent oxidoreductases, the luciferase-like monooxygenase (LMM) family, some of whose members use coenzyme F420 rather than FMN.), which produces MTTNRQLCIGLSLSATWMKGDGWRRPDSGVEKMGSIDYYIDLAKMAEKAKLDFLFRADYLYVSPQMLGDSANFGSPDPTMIFAAIARETERIGLVTTVSTTFNPPYVVARQLQSLHWLSNGRAGWNIVTSIEGAENFGDSPMPSPQERYAKAMEFTDVVRKLWESFPNEAIVIDRESGIFSDKDKVSAIHHSGDFFSVQGPLTLPAHTSGSIPLFQAGASDTGRNFASSIADAIFAAMPDLESGVELRNDLRRRAKEHGRDPNAIKVLPGLYFFLAETREEAHELHKSAHAHLSVERRHASLKSVLGLDLSSFALDHRVTADMLPDPNQPVRSRTHAELLRRYITNHQPTVEEVLARPEVVGSAHWVSVGTVEDVLNDIIERFEAGAIDGFIALPGGSEESMKIFFEKLMPQLVERGLFRSEYAGSTLRAHLGI